From the Actinomadura luzonensis genome, the window CCCGCGCCTCCTGCTGGATCAGCAGGCGCTCGCCCGGCGGCCAGGTCACGCCCGCCAGGTCGCCGGGCCCGGCGAGGCGGGTGACGCCGCTGGAGGCCGTGCCGATCGGCCGCTTGAGGTAGGCGGGGAAGGCGGTCCACCCGGCGGCCTCGCGGGCGCCCGCCACGACCCGCGACGGCGGCTGCGGCACCTCGGCCGCCCGCAGCGCGGCGTACGCCGACACCTTGTCCTGCACGGCGGCCAGCGCGGCGAACGGCGGCACCACGGTCGCCACCCCCCGATCGCCCAGCCGGGCGGCGGCCGCCGACAGCACGCTCACCTGCTCCTGCGTGGGCAGCAGCACGTCGAAGCCGCCCTCGTCGTAGGCGTCCAGGGCCGCCTCCAGCCAGGCGAACGGGCCGGCGCCGAAGGCGGGCACCCGGCGCACCCGGCGGACGTGGCGGGTGAAGGCGCACAGGCACCAGGGATCGGGGGACAGCGCCTCGACCTGATGGCCCGCCCGCGACAGCACCGTGGCGCACTGCCGCGAGGTCAGCCCCGACCCGTCGGACAACAGGATCCGCATGACGCCTCCCGTTTGTATATGACATAAGCTTATCCCATATACTTACCCCATGGGACGCCCCGCGCAGATCGACCGGGCCGCCGTCGTCGCGGCGGCGATGGCCGTCGCCGACGAGCACGGCCTGGCCGCGCTCACCATGCCGGCCGTCGCCGGCCGCCTCGGGGTCACCGCGATGGCCCTGTACCGGCACGTCGCGAACAAGGAGGACCTGCTCGACGCGCTCGTGGAGGCGCTGCTGCCGGCCCCGCCGCCGGACACCGCGGCCCTGCCCTGGCGGCAGCGGCTGGAGGCGCTGGCGGGCGCGGTCCGCGACAGCGCGGCCCGCCATCCGGCGGTCTTCCCGCTCCTGCTGCAGCGCCCGGCGGCGACCGAGCGGGCCCGCCGGGCCCGTGACGGCGTGGTGTCCGCGCTGCGCGAGGCCGGGCTGGGGCCCGAGGCGGCGGCTCGCGCCGAACGCCTGATCAGCACCGCCGTCCTGGGCTTCGCCGCGAGCGAGGCGGCCGGCCGCTTCGCCCACCACGACCAGCGGGTGCGCGACGAGGACTTCGCCTGCCTCCTGGAGGCCATCGGCTCACTGCTCCCGCCCGCCTGAAGCGCCCCGGCGTCGGCCGCCCGCCTGACGGCCCCACCCCGCCGCCGCCCGCTCAGCGGGCCGGCACGCCCCCGGACGCCGCCCGCCGGCCCGTCCATCTCCTGGCCAGCCGTTGCCCCGGCAGCTCCACGAAGCGGTGGCTGAGCCAGCTCAGCGGCAGCAGCAGCGCGAGCACCAGCACGCCGACGCCGACCTGCGCCGCCGTCGGCGCCCACCGCATCTCCCCCACCACCTCCATGAGGACCAGCAGCAGCGGCAGGTGCACCAGGTAGAGCGAGTAGCTGATCACGCCGAGGCGGGTCAGCGCGGCCGGCACCCGCCGCCCGCGCAGCGCCCGGGCGGCGGCGAAGGTGGCCGCGGCCAGCACGACGGTGAGGACCCAGCGCGCCGGCTGCACCCACCACCAGCCGGCGCTGAGCGCCCACAGCGGCGTCGCGGCCACCAGCGCCGCCGCGACGCCGACCGGCCACAGCCGGCCCTGGCCGCGTTCCCACCGGTGGATCGCCGTGCCGGCGAACATGACCGCGAGGAGCGCCGCCCCGAACCACGGCACCCGGCTGCTGAGCAGCAGCAGCCCCAGCGCCATCAGCCCCAGCGCCACGCTGGCGCCCCGCACCGCCCGCCCGCTCAGCACGCAGGCCAGCCCGGCGGCGAACCCGCCGAGCGACACCCACGACACCCAGCCGCCCGACAGCGGGGCCGCCGCCCACGCCGCCCCGGTCACCGCCGCGGCCACCGCGAACACCACCGGCAACGCGCCCCGCCCGTCGCGCACGCCGAGCACGAACAGTGCCGCCGCCAGCAGGTAGAACACCATCTCGTACGACAGCGTCCACATGGTGTTGAGCACGCCGCCGACGCCGACGACGTCCAGCAGCATCGTGGCGTGCGCGGCCACCGCCGAGCCGTCGCGCGGCACCTCCTCGCGCACCTCGATCCACGGCGACAGCGCCAGCGTCAGCCCGATCACCGCCACGTACAGCGGGTACAGCCGGAACGCGCGCCCCGCCCAGAACGCCCGCACGTCCCCGTGCCGCTCCAGCGAGTACGGGATGATGTAGCCGCTGACCAGGAAGAACACCAGCACCCCGTACGTGCCGAGGTTGAAGGCCGTGGGCCGGAGCCAGGGCAGGGCCCAGGTCGTCAGGTGCTCGCCCACCACGGCGAGGGCGCCGATCCCGCGCAGCGCGTCCAGCCAGTCGAGGCGGCTCGTCCCTTTCCGAGCGATATGAGCGGGTTCGGCGGCCATGGGGGTCAACGTATCGGATGCCGGGAGCGTCAGGGGTTCTCCACGGGCAGCCCGAACGCCGACAACTTCTGCTCGTGGTGCTCGACCATGCCGAGCCGCCGGTAGAAGGCGTGGCTGCCGGGGCCCTCCGGCGTCGACTCGTGGTCGGTGGTCAGCATGAAGTAGCGGCAGTGCGCGTACCGGCGCATCAGGTGCTCCAGCAGCCGCCGGCCGATGCCCTTGCCGTGGTGGCCCTGCTCGACCAGCAGCTCCTGGACGTAGCAGACGATCTCGTCGTCCGACACCGTGCGCGCCAGGCCGAGCAGCCGCCCGGTGTCGTCCCTGGCCGTGACGACCAGGTGCGACTTCTCCAGGGCGCGCCGGAGCCTCGGCAGGTCGGCGGTCCAGACGTCCCAGCCGACGGAGTCGTAGAGGTCGAAGAGCTCGCCGTCGTCGAACGAGGTCTCCTCAGCGATGATCACCACCCGCAGCACTCTAGTGCCGCCCGCGCCACCGGCCGGCGAACCGGAAGCGGATCGTCCGGAATATCTCCTAAGGTGAGGTCCCATGGCCGAGTTTCGCGAGCAGGACCTCGCGGGAGCGCGCGTCGAGCGCGTCAACCTCCGCGGGGCCGACCTCACCCGCGTGGACCTGCGGGACGCCACGCTGCGGAGGGTCGATCTGACCGGCGCCGACCTCCGCGCCGCCCTCCTCCTGCGCACCCGCCTGCGCGGCGTCGAGCTGGTCGACGTCGAGATCAGCGGCGAGCTGCGCAACGTCACGGTGAACGGCGTCGACATCGCGCCGCTCGTCGAGGCCGAGCTGAACCGCCGCATGCCCCAGCGGGCCAGGATGCGCCCGGACGACCCCGCCGGGTTCCGCGAGGCGTGGGCGATCCTGGAGCGGCTGTGGGAGGGGACGCTCACGCGGGCGCGCGCGTTGCCCGAGGCGGCGCTGCACCGCAGCGTGGACGGCGAGTGGTCCTTCATCCAGACGCTGCGGCACCTCGGCTTCGCCTCCGCCGCCTGGGCGGGCCGGATGGTGCTCGGCGACCCCGCGCCCTGGCATCCGCTGGACCTGCCCTGGGACGAGGCGCCCCGCTGGGACGACATCCCGTGGGAGCGCGAGCTGCGCCCCTCGCTGGAGGAGGTGCTCGCGGTGCGGCGCGAGCGGCAGGCGATGGTGCGCGACCTCGTCGGCTCGCTCACCGCCGGACGCCTCGCCGCCACGGTGACGCGGACCGGCCCCGGCTGGCCGCAACTGGAGGACTTCCCGGTCAAGGAGTGCCTCCACATCATCCTCAACGAGGAATGGGAACATCGGCTCTACGCCGAGCGCGATCTGAACGTACTGGAGAAAGAGGACTGACCGTGGACATCCTGCTCATCGCCGGCCTGTGGCTCGACCGCTCGGCGTGGGACGAGGTCGTGCCCGCGCTGGAGGAGCTCGGCCACCGCGCGGTGCCCGTCGCCCTGCCCGGCCAGGGCGACGGCGCGACCGGCGCCACGCTCGACGACCAGGTGG encodes:
- a CDS encoding TetR/AcrR family transcriptional regulator; translation: MGRPAQIDRAAVVAAAMAVADEHGLAALTMPAVAGRLGVTAMALYRHVANKEDLLDALVEALLPAPPPDTAALPWRQRLEALAGAVRDSAARHPAVFPLLLQRPAATERARRARDGVVSALREAGLGPEAAARAERLISTAVLGFAASEAAGRFAHHDQRVRDEDFACLLEAIGSLLPPA
- a CDS encoding acyltransferase family protein, which translates into the protein MAAEPAHIARKGTSRLDWLDALRGIGALAVVGEHLTTWALPWLRPTAFNLGTYGVLVFFLVSGYIIPYSLERHGDVRAFWAGRAFRLYPLYVAVIGLTLALSPWIEVREEVPRDGSAVAAHATMLLDVVGVGGVLNTMWTLSYEMVFYLLAAALFVLGVRDGRGALPVVFAVAAAVTGAAWAAAPLSGGWVSWVSLGGFAAGLACVLSGRAVRGASVALGLMALGLLLLSSRVPWFGAALLAVMFAGTAIHRWERGQGRLWPVGVAAALVAATPLWALSAGWWWVQPARWVLTVVLAAATFAAARALRGRRVPAALTRLGVISYSLYLVHLPLLLVLMEVVGEMRWAPTAAQVGVGVLVLALLLPLSWLSHRFVELPGQRLARRWTGRRAASGGVPAR
- a CDS encoding GNAT family N-acetyltransferase, which translates into the protein MVIIAEETSFDDGELFDLYDSVGWDVWTADLPRLRRALEKSHLVVTARDDTGRLLGLARTVSDDEIVCYVQELLVEQGHHGKGIGRRLLEHLMRRYAHCRYFMLTTDHESTPEGPGSHAFYRRLGMVEHHEQKLSAFGLPVENP
- a CDS encoding DinB family protein, producing the protein MAEFREQDLAGARVERVNLRGADLTRVDLRDATLRRVDLTGADLRAALLLRTRLRGVELVDVEISGELRNVTVNGVDIAPLVEAELNRRMPQRARMRPDDPAGFREAWAILERLWEGTLTRARALPEAALHRSVDGEWSFIQTLRHLGFASAAWAGRMVLGDPAPWHPLDLPWDEAPRWDDIPWERELRPSLEEVLAVRRERQAMVRDLVGSLTAGRLAATVTRTGPGWPQLEDFPVKECLHIILNEEWEHRLYAERDLNVLEKED